In Polyangia bacterium, one genomic interval encodes:
- a CDS encoding AbrB/MazE/SpoVT family DNA-binding domain-containing protein, translating to MAERAKIFQNGGSQAVRLPKSCRFDDGQDEVIVRRIGKKVILEPADAWSEDFLNCLGAWKEDIPRPPQKPIGRKKNPLAHS from the coding sequence ATGGCCGAGCGGGCGAAGATTTTTCAGAATGGCGGCAGCCAGGCAGTTCGTCTGCCGAAGTCATGTCGTTTCGACGACGGACAGGATGAGGTAATCGTTCGACGTATTGGTAAGAAGGTCATCCTTGAACCCGCCGACGCATGGTCGGAGGACTTTCTCAACTGCCTCGGCGCCTGGAAGGAGGACATTCCGCGGCCGCCACAAAAGCCGATCGGCCGTAAGAAGAACCCGCTCGCTCACTCATGA
- a CDS encoding PIN domain-containing protein, translating to MDTDSVSYALRGHGDVASRIKSQRPSELCVSAITLAELRFGADRKGSRKLHGLIDVFASGIEIASFDESAAAEFGRIGSLLAERGTPIGEFDILIAAHAVALRCTLVTNNTRHFSKVPGLSLENWL from the coding sequence TTGGACACGGATAGCGTCAGCTACGCCTTGCGTGGGCACGGCGATGTTGCCAGCAGGATCAAGAGTCAACGGCCGTCCGAGCTTTGCGTGAGCGCGATAACTCTGGCGGAGTTGCGCTTTGGCGCCGACCGGAAAGGATCGCGCAAGCTGCATGGTCTGATCGATGTCTTCGCTTCGGGGATCGAGATCGCGTCTTTCGACGAAAGCGCGGCAGCCGAGTTCGGCAGGATCGGAAGCCTTCTGGCCGAACGAGGAACGCCGATCGGCGAGTTCGATATCCTGATCGCTGCACATGCAGTGGCCCTCAGGTGCACTCTCGTTACGAACAACACTCGCCACTTCTCGAAGGTACCCGGATTGTCCCTGGAGAACTGGCTGTGA
- a CDS encoding serine/threonine-protein kinase, giving the protein MDPDPSPLDSDAGSDEIPEHTVSSAAGQLRARPATNLAVGLVIDARYQIEAPIGEGGSGSVFRAWDRALGEQIAIKILHAERAREKSWISRLAREVRVARAIRHPNVCRVFDLGHADGHWFVTMELAVGGALRQLLRAAGDRAVERPLEERLADARALCAGLAAIHAVGIIHRDVTPQNVLRMHDDRLVLSDFGLAIESNDNTTVHGGTPAYMPPEALMGERSDQRSDVWQLGAIIHEIMFGRKPEWKNGPQGTTMKWPLPAMASRVEEEVALLCGDCLKHDPAARPATAMAVAGRLAAAEVARPRNRFVRQWLRVRTFWGQHRALRAAVIGAVVAAGVVRGVQVITRPSLCRGGEAKLAGVWDPQVKAQIRKAFFGTGQTFAQDTFWIVNRTIEDYVHRWVGTYTQACEATHTRGEQSAEVLDLRMSCLQDRLGGLRALTVVFRQADASVVENAASASRQLAGIERCSDVKLLRSLVPPPENAVARRQVDELQLRVADARALLASGRSSDADKATASLVGNARRIGYGPLLAEALALRGNVQVELGAAADAEKTFEEGVWTAEEARHDEVKAEIAVQLIYVVSLGIRPQDTERWRHMAEAILRRIGGHERLQIWMNTNLGAALEVSGQPAEALARHEQALAIAERALRPDDPDLVRVQGNISNALVGMDRPVEALIHSDRAIEIGRKALGADHPEMAIRYSNRGEILNQLGRFEEARASCLRAVALWEKQLGKDHLYISYALNAIGLSHLGEGKPAMAVVPLERALRIRLDKEPSPGHIADTEFALARALWESGQHHDRARTLALSAQGRYSAVSTLKKQEAEVVTWLAKHGPPAVGVR; this is encoded by the coding sequence ATGGACCCGGATCCGTCTCCCCTGGATTCCGACGCTGGAAGCGACGAGATTCCCGAACACACGGTCAGTTCGGCTGCGGGGCAGCTGCGGGCCAGGCCGGCAACCAATCTGGCTGTCGGGTTGGTGATCGATGCCCGCTATCAGATCGAAGCCCCGATCGGTGAAGGGGGAAGCGGCTCGGTGTTTCGCGCCTGGGATCGGGCCCTCGGCGAACAGATCGCGATCAAGATCTTGCACGCAGAGCGAGCCCGGGAAAAAAGCTGGATCAGCCGCCTGGCCCGTGAGGTGCGCGTGGCGCGGGCCATCCGGCATCCCAACGTCTGCCGGGTTTTCGATCTGGGTCATGCCGACGGGCACTGGTTCGTCACCATGGAACTGGCCGTGGGCGGGGCCCTGCGCCAGTTGCTGCGGGCTGCCGGCGACCGCGCCGTCGAGCGCCCGCTGGAAGAGCGTCTAGCCGACGCTCGGGCGCTGTGTGCTGGGCTGGCCGCCATTCATGCGGTGGGCATTATTCACCGCGACGTCACGCCACAGAACGTGCTCCGCATGCACGATGACCGGCTGGTGCTGTCCGATTTCGGCCTCGCCATCGAGAGCAACGACAACACCACGGTTCACGGCGGCACGCCCGCTTACATGCCCCCTGAAGCGCTGATGGGCGAACGGTCCGATCAGCGCTCGGACGTCTGGCAGCTCGGCGCCATCATTCACGAGATCATGTTCGGGCGAAAACCCGAATGGAAAAACGGCCCCCAGGGCACGACCATGAAATGGCCACTGCCCGCGATGGCCAGCCGGGTCGAGGAAGAGGTGGCCCTGCTGTGCGGAGACTGCCTGAAGCACGATCCGGCGGCGCGTCCCGCCACGGCCATGGCAGTGGCCGGACGATTGGCGGCAGCCGAGGTGGCACGACCACGCAACCGTTTCGTCCGACAGTGGTTGCGGGTCAGGACCTTCTGGGGGCAACACCGGGCGCTGCGCGCCGCTGTGATCGGGGCCGTGGTGGCGGCGGGCGTCGTGCGCGGCGTGCAGGTCATCACGCGACCGTCTCTGTGTCGCGGCGGTGAGGCGAAACTGGCGGGAGTCTGGGATCCCCAGGTGAAGGCACAGATCAGAAAAGCCTTCTTCGGCACGGGCCAGACGTTTGCGCAGGACACGTTCTGGATCGTCAACCGCACGATCGAAGATTACGTCCATCGCTGGGTCGGCACGTACACCCAGGCCTGCGAGGCCACGCACACCCGTGGCGAACAATCGGCAGAGGTCCTGGACCTGCGGATGTCCTGTCTGCAGGATCGTCTGGGTGGTCTCAGGGCGCTCACGGTCGTGTTTCGCCAGGCCGACGCATCGGTCGTCGAAAACGCCGCCAGCGCCTCCAGGCAGCTGGCCGGGATCGAACGCTGCAGCGACGTCAAGTTGCTCCGATCCCTGGTCCCGCCGCCGGAAAACGCGGTCGCCCGCCGTCAGGTCGACGAACTGCAACTTCGCGTGGCGGATGCGCGCGCTCTTCTGGCATCGGGCCGATCGTCCGACGCCGACAAGGCCACTGCATCATTGGTGGGGAACGCTCGTCGTATCGGATATGGGCCGCTTTTGGCCGAGGCGTTGGCCCTGCGCGGGAATGTGCAGGTCGAATTGGGCGCGGCTGCCGACGCCGAAAAGACGTTCGAAGAGGGGGTCTGGACCGCCGAAGAGGCCCGTCACGACGAGGTCAAGGCAGAGATCGCTGTCCAACTGATCTACGTGGTGTCCCTGGGCATTCGCCCTCAGGACACCGAACGCTGGCGGCACATGGCGGAAGCGATCCTGCGCCGGATTGGTGGGCACGAGCGGCTGCAAATCTGGATGAACACCAATCTCGGCGCTGCCCTTGAGGTGAGCGGACAACCAGCGGAGGCCTTGGCCCGGCATGAGCAGGCGCTGGCCATCGCCGAGCGGGCGCTGCGGCCCGATGATCCCGATCTGGTACGAGTTCAGGGGAATATCAGCAATGCCCTGGTCGGGATGGACAGGCCCGTCGAGGCCTTGATTCACAGCGACCGCGCCATCGAGATCGGGCGAAAGGCGCTGGGTGCCGACCACCCGGAGATGGCCATCCGCTACAGCAATCGCGGTGAGATCCTCAATCAGCTCGGGCGTTTTGAAGAGGCACGGGCGTCCTGCTTGCGGGCTGTTGCCCTCTGGGAAAAACAGCTCGGCAAGGACCACCTGTATATTTCGTATGCGCTCAACGCCATCGGGCTCAGTCATCTCGGCGAAGGGAAGCCGGCGATGGCGGTGGTGCCCCTCGAACGGGCGCTACGCATCCGCCTCGACAAGGAACCGTCGCCCGGGCACATCGCGGACACCGAATTCGCGCTGGCTCGCGCCTTGTGGGAAAGCGGACAGCACCACGACCGCGCACGCACTTTGGCCTTGAGCGCGCAGGGCCGTTACTCGGCGGTGTCCACCCTGAAGAAGCAAGAGGCCGAGGTCGTCACCTGGTTGGCCAAGCACGGCCCGCCGGCGGTGGGCGTGCGATAA
- the malQ gene encoding 4-alpha-glucanotransferase, which translates to MATDRWGIDDRYHDIDGVAHDITLLTRTAIRAAMGVAPTVDADDADDKPEAPPAVRVVGPHDSRALGPDAVYALTLEDGTALTVRDHLPHDLPFGYHRLRLYDRPADDGTLLIVTPGRCHLPDDLRTWGWAAQVYAARSRDSWGIGDLADLRRLGRWSKQSLGAGVIMVNPLCAPVSLPPIEPSPYYPSSRRYRNPLFLRIEEIPGAAALGPALTAAANAGHALNSRRRIDRDAVFALKAPLLEAIYNQFQGDPGFDRYWKDEGTALTQFATYAALAEKHGRDWRRWPEGLRRPEAADVGRFVTVEARRVRFFAWVQWQIDQQLAAASREIAVIHDLPIGLDVAGADAWCWQDLLATGISVGAPPDAFNAAGQDWGLTPFIPHRLRAQGYRPFIETIRAMLRHAGGLRIDHVMGLFRLFWIPHGRSTAAGAYVRTQADELLAIVDVESHRAGAFIIGEDLGTVEAGVRETLAAHRMLSYRLLYFEPGLPAQLPELALSSVTTHDLATVAGLWSGRDVSDSQAAGLAPNELGMRALKEKLTALGDLSPTASVTEAIEGTYRALGAAPSRVLLATLDDAIAVAERPNMPGTTTTWPNWSLALPQTLEEIEAAALPARLGAVLDRRR; encoded by the coding sequence ATGGCCACCGACCGCTGGGGAATCGACGACCGCTATCATGACATCGACGGCGTCGCCCACGACATCACGTTGCTGACCCGGACGGCGATCCGGGCGGCGATGGGCGTCGCCCCGACGGTGGACGCCGATGATGCCGACGATAAACCGGAGGCGCCGCCCGCCGTGCGCGTGGTCGGCCCGCACGATTCGCGCGCCCTGGGCCCGGACGCCGTTTACGCGTTGACGTTGGAGGACGGCACCGCGCTGACCGTCCGCGACCACCTGCCGCACGATCTGCCGTTCGGTTACCACCGCCTGCGCTTGTACGATCGCCCGGCCGACGACGGCACGCTGCTGATCGTGACCCCCGGGCGCTGCCACCTGCCCGATGATCTACGCACCTGGGGTTGGGCGGCGCAGGTCTACGCGGCGCGCTCGCGCGACAGCTGGGGCATCGGCGACCTGGCCGACCTGCGGCGTCTCGGCCGCTGGTCGAAGCAGTCGCTGGGTGCCGGCGTGATCATGGTGAACCCGCTGTGCGCGCCGGTGTCGCTGCCGCCCATCGAACCGTCGCCGTACTATCCCAGCAGCCGCCGCTATCGAAACCCGCTGTTCTTGCGCATCGAAGAGATCCCGGGCGCCGCTGCCCTGGGGCCGGCCCTGACCGCCGCCGCCAACGCCGGCCACGCGCTGAACAGCCGGCGCCGCATCGATCGCGACGCTGTGTTCGCCTTGAAGGCGCCGCTGCTGGAGGCGATTTACAATCAATTCCAAGGCGACCCCGGCTTCGACCGCTACTGGAAAGACGAAGGCACGGCGCTGACCCAGTTCGCCACCTACGCCGCCCTGGCGGAAAAACACGGGCGCGACTGGCGCCGCTGGCCGGAGGGACTGCGGCGGCCCGAGGCCGCCGACGTCGGCCGCTTTGTCACCGTGGAAGCGCGGCGGGTGCGCTTTTTCGCCTGGGTGCAGTGGCAGATCGACCAGCAGCTGGCGGCGGCGTCGCGCGAGATCGCCGTGATTCACGATCTGCCGATCGGCCTCGACGTCGCCGGTGCCGACGCCTGGTGCTGGCAGGATCTGCTGGCGACGGGGATCTCCGTCGGCGCGCCGCCCGACGCCTTCAACGCCGCCGGCCAGGACTGGGGCCTGACGCCGTTCATCCCGCACCGCCTGCGCGCGCAGGGCTATCGGCCGTTCATCGAGACCATCCGGGCCATGCTGCGCCACGCGGGCGGCCTGCGCATCGATCACGTGATGGGGCTGTTCCGGCTGTTCTGGATCCCACACGGCCGGTCGACGGCCGCCGGCGCCTACGTGCGCACCCAGGCCGACGAACTGCTGGCCATCGTCGACGTGGAAAGCCACCGCGCCGGCGCCTTCATCATCGGCGAGGATCTGGGCACCGTCGAGGCGGGCGTGCGCGAGACGCTGGCCGCGCACCGGATGCTGTCGTATCGGCTGCTGTACTTCGAACCGGGCTTGCCGGCGCAGCTACCCGAGCTGGCGCTGTCCAGCGTCACCACGCACGATCTGGCCACGGTGGCGGGGCTGTGGTCGGGGCGCGACGTCAGCGACAGCCAGGCCGCCGGCCTGGCGCCGAACGAACTGGGCATGCGGGCGCTGAAAGAAAAACTGACCGCCCTTGGCGACCTGTCGCCGACAGCGTCGGTGACGGAGGCCATCGAGGGCACCTACCGGGCGCTGGGCGCGGCGCCGTCGCGCGTGCTGCTGGCCACGCTGGATGACGCCATCGCCGTCGCCGAGCGCCCGAACATGCCCGGCACCACCACCACCTGGCCGAACTGGTCGCTGGCCTTGCCGCAGACGCTGGAAGAGATCGAGGCCGCCGCGTTGCCGGCGCGCCTCGGCGCCGTGCTGGATCGCCGCCGGTGA
- a CDS encoding iron-containing alcohol dehydrogenase — protein sequence MVSFEITVPARILFGAGVVAQVPAAVRALGTRALVVTGRSPSRAGNLLAALTEAGVSPTVWSLDFDGEPTVDSARAGVAAGQRAGCDVVVAFGGGGALDAGKAIAALLGNGGDPLDYLEVVGRGRPLDRPSLPVCAVPTTAGTGSEVTRNAVLASPEHQVKASLRGPLMLPRLAVVDPDLLAGLPPAVIASGGLDALSQLIEPFVSRRANPITDGWAREGLRRSARALRAAYADGLAGEEAAERRADLACASLLGGLCLANAGLGAVHGLAAPLGGTFAAPHGAVCAALLPHVLAVNLRALGERDPSNPLRARFDEIAILLTGRPDAIATDGVTWVRELCGALGIPRLSRHGLTAADLPALVEKAKAASSMKANPVALTDEEIGEITSAAM from the coding sequence ATGGTGAGCTTCGAGATCACCGTACCGGCGCGCATTCTGTTTGGTGCCGGCGTCGTCGCCCAGGTGCCGGCGGCGGTGCGGGCGCTGGGTACGCGCGCGCTGGTGGTCACCGGCCGCTCGCCTTCGCGGGCGGGAAATTTGCTGGCCGCGCTGACCGAGGCCGGCGTTTCACCGACGGTGTGGTCGCTGGACTTCGACGGCGAGCCGACCGTCGACAGCGCGCGCGCCGGGGTCGCCGCTGGACAGAGGGCCGGTTGCGACGTGGTGGTGGCCTTCGGCGGCGGGGGCGCCCTGGACGCGGGCAAAGCGATCGCCGCGCTGCTGGGCAACGGCGGCGATCCGCTGGACTATCTGGAGGTGGTCGGCCGCGGCCGCCCCCTCGATCGCCCGTCGCTGCCGGTCTGCGCCGTTCCCACCACCGCCGGCACCGGATCGGAGGTCACGCGCAACGCCGTGCTGGCCTCCCCCGAACATCAGGTGAAAGCCAGCTTGCGCGGCCCGCTGATGCTGCCGCGGCTGGCGGTGGTCGATCCCGATCTGCTGGCCGGGCTGCCGCCTGCCGTGATCGCCAGCGGCGGCCTGGACGCGTTGTCGCAGCTGATCGAACCGTTTGTCTCGCGCAGGGCGAATCCGATCACCGACGGTTGGGCGCGCGAGGGCCTGCGGCGTTCAGCGCGGGCGCTGCGGGCGGCGTACGCGGACGGGCTGGCGGGCGAGGAGGCGGCGGAGCGGCGAGCGGATCTGGCCTGCGCCAGTCTGCTGGGCGGATTGTGCCTGGCCAACGCCGGCCTGGGCGCCGTGCACGGGTTGGCGGCGCCCCTCGGCGGAACGTTCGCCGCGCCCCACGGCGCGGTGTGTGCGGCGCTGTTGCCGCACGTGCTGGCGGTGAACCTGCGTGCGCTCGGCGAACGCGATCCCAGCAATCCCTTGCGCGCCCGCTTCGACGAGATCGCTATACTCCTGACCGGCCGCCCCGACGCCATCGCCACCGACGGTGTCACCTGGGTGCGCGAGCTTTGCGGGGCCTTGGGCATCCCGCGTCTGTCGCGACACGGACTGACCGCCGCCGACCTTCCCGCGCTGGTGGAGAAAGCCAAGGCGGCCAGCAGCATGAAGGCCAATCCCGTCGCCCTGACCGACGAGGAAATCGGAGAGATCACGTCGGCGGCGATGTGA
- a CDS encoding prolyl oligopeptidase family serine peptidase, which translates to MTSAHRWRRAALPVALAMVAFGASATTSGESTPPAAPSGYLTKSFSGPPGDPVQHLYALMVPRSYTPDRPWPLLVALHGAFSNHVENLQRVLGGMDLRSPEADAPMLVLSPLGGGELMAYDGLGEEDVLGALAAVRRDYNVDADRIYLTGLSMGGGGTWTIGLHHPDLFAALVPVCGVVDPRHWIPDTDRALYDLPAMELALPTAIVENAVNQRVFVYHGDADPVVPVSDARRMVERFRTLGWLNKSVRYFELPGVAHNAWDVAYHGDNIFRLLADVRRDPFPEHVWFKTASLRYQNAYWARIDRLDSATALAEIDAHQHDGAFVVRPANASGFSLLLPAAAIAPTKIVTVQVQDGHGGTMVFNGPAGDGQLSFARDDGHWHRVAAPVSGAPAAHAAVGLASRSLPRQGLHVYVYGTDCPPATVQAAKHLADALANWGPGVRARFAVVADRDVTAQMRRQFHLVLIGDRKINRLTRELATHAPLPVAADAAQGDRSYRLIVQNALLPGKHALIFGAQSPTALGHLWRFARHNKDFWGPESNLDYIQFNAAGTVEKTRY; encoded by the coding sequence ATGACCAGCGCGCACCGATGGCGGCGCGCGGCCCTGCCGGTTGCGCTGGCGATGGTCGCCTTCGGCGCGTCAGCCACCACCAGCGGAGAATCGACACCGCCGGCCGCGCCCTCCGGTTACCTCACGAAAAGCTTTTCCGGCCCGCCCGGCGATCCGGTGCAGCACCTGTACGCGCTGATGGTGCCGCGTTCCTACACACCCGACCGTCCGTGGCCGCTGCTGGTGGCGCTGCACGGCGCGTTTTCCAACCACGTCGAGAACCTGCAGCGCGTGCTGGGCGGCATGGATCTGCGATCGCCGGAGGCCGACGCACCGATGCTGGTGCTGTCGCCCCTGGGCGGCGGCGAGCTGATGGCGTACGACGGCCTGGGCGAAGAAGACGTGCTGGGCGCGCTGGCGGCGGTGCGCCGCGATTACAACGTCGACGCCGATCGCATCTACCTCACCGGCTTATCCATGGGCGGCGGCGGCACCTGGACCATCGGCCTGCACCACCCGGATCTCTTCGCGGCGCTGGTCCCGGTGTGCGGCGTGGTGGATCCACGCCATTGGATCCCGGACACCGATCGCGCGCTGTACGATCTGCCGGCGATGGAGCTGGCCCTGCCGACCGCCATCGTCGAGAACGCCGTCAACCAGCGCGTCTTCGTCTATCACGGCGACGCCGATCCGGTGGTGCCGGTCAGCGACGCGCGCCGGATGGTGGAACGGTTTCGGACCCTGGGCTGGTTGAACAAATCGGTCCGCTATTTCGAACTGCCCGGCGTCGCCCATAACGCCTGGGACGTCGCCTATCACGGCGACAACATCTTTCGCCTGCTGGCCGACGTGCGCCGCGATCCCTTTCCCGAACACGTCTGGTTCAAGACCGCTTCGTTGCGCTATCAAAACGCTTACTGGGCCCGCATCGATCGCCTGGACAGCGCGACGGCGCTGGCCGAGATCGACGCCCACCAGCACGACGGCGCGTTCGTGGTTCGCCCCGCCAACGCCAGCGGGTTTTCCTTGCTGCTGCCGGCGGCGGCGATCGCCCCGACGAAGATCGTCACCGTGCAGGTGCAAGACGGCCACGGCGGCACGATGGTGTTCAACGGCCCGGCCGGCGACGGCCAGCTCAGCTTTGCGCGCGATGACGGACACTGGCACCGGGTCGCCGCCCCGGTCAGCGGTGCCCCGGCGGCGCACGCCGCCGTGGGCCTGGCCAGCCGCAGCCTGCCGCGGCAGGGGTTGCACGTCTATGTCTACGGAACAGATTGTCCGCCGGCGACCGTGCAAGCAGCAAAGCATCTGGCCGATGCGCTGGCCAACTGGGGCCCGGGCGTGCGGGCGCGTTTTGCCGTGGTCGCCGATCGGGACGTCACCGCCCAGATGCGGCGGCAATTTCACCTGGTCTTGATCGGCGATCGCAAGATCAACCGCCTGACCCGCGAGCTGGCGACGCACGCCCCCTTGCCCGTCGCCGCCGACGCCGCGCAAGGCGATCGGTCGTATCGCCTGATCGTCCAGAACGCGCTTCTCCCCGGCAAACACGCCCTGATCTTCGGCGCCCAAAGCCCGACCGCGCTGGGCCACCTGTGGCGTTTCGCCCGCCACAACAAAGATTTCTGGGGGCCCGAATCGAACCTGGACTACATCCAATTCAACGCCGCCGGAACGGTTGAAAAAACCCGCTATTGA
- a CDS encoding antibiotic biosynthesis monooxygenase, with translation MSPADKSSSSPLFIVHVAVRVKPDTVEAFRVATLANASASAKEPGVARFDFLQFADDPTRFLLAEAYRSPDAQAAHRETAHYQLWRDTVAPMMAEPRTPTKLINVFPAADGW, from the coding sequence ATGTCACCCGCCGACAAGTCTTCGTCGTCGCCTCTGTTCATCGTCCACGTCGCCGTCCGCGTGAAGCCGGATACCGTCGAAGCTTTTCGCGTCGCCACCCTGGCCAACGCCAGCGCCAGCGCGAAAGAGCCGGGCGTGGCGCGTTTCGATTTCCTGCAATTCGCCGACGATCCGACGCGGTTCCTGCTGGCCGAGGCGTACCGTTCGCCGGACGCGCAGGCCGCGCACCGCGAGACCGCCCACTATCAACTGTGGCGCGACACCGTGGCCCCGATGATGGCCGAGCCGCGCACGCCCACCAAGCTGATCAACGTCTTTCCCGCCGCCGACGGATGGTGA
- a CDS encoding serine/threonine-protein kinase — MAVHGRYTIAGKLADGGMAEIFLGTQHGAEGFEKPVVLKRIHTAFSADPQFRNMFIDEAHISMSLSHGNIVQVLDLGVSNGRYFLVLELVDGWDLHQVLKRARAAQVAWPPALALYVAAELCRALAFAHAKNHQGRPLGIVHRDVSPNNVLLSEQGEVKLADFGIAKAQRKREQTAAGVIKGKVAFMSPEQATGSAIDRRSDLFSVGTMLYMMVTDQQPFEGANDLEALSRVQRADFVPPDVLKPSLSPALVRLIGRAMRLSTSERYQTADEMLTDIERVLRTEYQSAGQTELKQWLAQLARRDGAPTISKRLGAAPVAGAPADGGTDLNAGTSFELGDLDLVSVTELAPTPPPLPTPSPGRATPTQKEGTPRLTSVEGAAAGSTPTPKTPERPRRFGGFWLGVTVAFAAVIGLRYFGEWAAHQGLFGATNMAAPAPAAEPTAMEPAPPTAAAPTTTRPAATADNHSAATAAAKPTNAPAVDAGQATAPAEPAAAARPVTASDAGAAPTTTAAANKAPAPPAPAKDDSDDDSDEETLLKKADPNAASAVIGEEEAAPAPPAPLKKDSAAPSTKNNHGAPPAAPASKSTAAAAKTPAKPAPYVTVSLHITSAPVGAVVRINKRVLGRTPINLRFKTDNMYDLIFVKDGYTPLTKRFAVHGTHDGHLTVSLKKKPPPPSALRSLFHPHR; from the coding sequence ATGGCCGTTCACGGGCGCTACACGATCGCCGGCAAGCTGGCGGACGGCGGGATGGCAGAGATTTTCCTTGGCACCCAGCACGGCGCCGAGGGCTTCGAAAAGCCGGTGGTGCTGAAACGCATCCACACCGCGTTTTCGGCCGACCCGCAGTTCCGCAACATGTTCATCGACGAAGCCCACATCTCGATGAGCCTGAGCCACGGCAACATCGTGCAGGTGCTGGACCTGGGCGTTTCCAACGGCCGCTATTTTTTGGTGCTGGAGCTGGTCGACGGTTGGGACCTGCACCAGGTCTTGAAACGCGCGCGCGCCGCCCAGGTGGCGTGGCCGCCGGCGCTGGCGCTGTACGTGGCGGCCGAGCTCTGCCGCGCGCTGGCCTTCGCCCACGCCAAGAATCACCAGGGACGGCCGCTCGGGATTGTCCATCGCGACGTCAGCCCCAACAACGTCCTGCTCAGCGAACAGGGCGAGGTGAAGCTGGCCGATTTCGGCATCGCCAAGGCCCAGCGCAAGCGCGAGCAGACCGCGGCCGGCGTCATCAAGGGCAAGGTGGCCTTCATGTCGCCCGAGCAGGCGACGGGATCGGCCATCGACCGGCGATCGGATCTCTTCTCGGTGGGAACGATGCTTTACATGATGGTCACTGACCAGCAGCCGTTCGAAGGGGCCAACGATCTGGAAGCGCTGTCGCGCGTGCAGCGCGCCGATTTCGTGCCGCCCGATGTTTTGAAGCCGTCGCTGTCGCCGGCGCTGGTGCGGTTGATCGGACGCGCCATGCGCCTGTCGACGAGCGAGCGCTATCAGACCGCCGACGAGATGTTGACCGACATCGAACGCGTGCTGCGCACCGAATACCAATCGGCCGGGCAGACCGAGCTGAAACAATGGTTGGCCCAGCTGGCCCGGCGCGACGGCGCGCCGACCATCAGCAAGCGCCTGGGTGCCGCGCCGGTGGCCGGCGCCCCGGCCGACGGCGGCACCGATCTGAACGCCGGCACTTCGTTCGAGCTGGGCGATCTGGATCTGGTGTCCGTGACCGAGCTGGCGCCGACGCCACCGCCGCTGCCCACGCCATCACCGGGGCGCGCGACGCCCACCCAGAAAGAGGGTACGCCCCGCCTGACCAGCGTCGAGGGCGCGGCGGCCGGTTCGACGCCGACGCCGAAAACGCCAGAGCGGCCACGGCGCTTCGGTGGGTTCTGGCTGGGCGTCACGGTGGCGTTCGCGGCGGTGATCGGCCTGCGCTATTTCGGCGAATGGGCCGCGCACCAAGGTTTGTTCGGCGCCACCAACATGGCCGCGCCGGCGCCCGCGGCGGAGCCGACAGCGATGGAACCGGCGCCGCCCACCGCAGCGGCACCGACGACGACACGGCCAGCGGCAACCGCCGACAATCATTCGGCGGCGACCGCCGCGGCAAAACCGACCAACGCGCCGGCCGTCGACGCGGGCCAGGCGACTGCCCCCGCCGAACCCGCAGCGGCCGCCAGGCCCGTCACCGCGTCCGACGCCGGCGCCGCCCCGACGACGACCGCGGCGGCGAACAAGGCGCCGGCGCCGCCCGCCCCGGCCAAAGACGATTCCGACGACGACAGCGACGAAGAAACCCTGCTGAAGAAAGCCGACCCCAACGCCGCCAGCGCGGTGATCGGCGAGGAAGAAGCGGCGCCGGCGCCGCCCGCCCCGCTGAAAAAAGATTCCGCCGCGCCGTCGACGAAGAACAACCACGGGGCCCCGCCGGCCGCCCCCGCCAGCAAGTCCACCGCGGCCGCCGCCAAGACGCCGGCCAAGCCCGCGCCTTATGTCACCGTCTCGCTGCACATCACCAGCGCGCCGGTCGGCGCGGTGGTGCGGATCAACAAGCGCGTGCTGGGCCGGACGCCGATCAACCTGCGCTTCAAGACCGACAACATGTACGATCTCATCTTCGTGAAAGACGGCTACACGCCGTTGACCAAACGGTTCGCCGTGCACGGAACACACGACGGCCACCTGACGGTGTCGCTGAAGAAGAAGCCGCCGCCGCCCAGCGCCCTGCGGTCGCTGTTTCACCCGCACCGATGA
- a CDS encoding OsmC family protein — protein sequence MDANQLKSTQAPLKEKYRAEPAAALVTLRAQGHATGLSCKVETGKAIVEAGLHPATGGDGTMACSGDMLLEALVACAGVTLRAVATSIGIALRDALIVAEGDVDFRGTLGVSKEAPVGFVKIRLTFNLDTDATAEEKATLLKLTERYCVVLQTIRSGTVVSAQVA from the coding sequence ATGGACGCAAACCAGTTGAAATCGACGCAGGCTCCTTTGAAGGAAAAGTATCGCGCCGAGCCCGCTGCGGCTTTGGTGACGCTGCGGGCGCAAGGGCACGCCACGGGGCTTTCGTGCAAGGTCGAAACCGGGAAAGCGATCGTCGAGGCCGGCCTCCATCCGGCCACTGGTGGCGATGGAACGATGGCGTGCTCGGGGGACATGCTTCTCGAGGCGCTGGTGGCCTGCGCGGGCGTCACCTTGCGCGCGGTCGCGACGTCGATCGGCATCGCGCTGCGCGACGCCCTGATCGTCGCCGAGGGCGATGTGGATTTCCGAGGAACCCTGGGCGTGTCGAAAGAGGCCCCGGTCGGTTTCGTGAAAATCCGTCTGACGTTCAACCTGGACACCGATGCGACCGCCGAAGAAAAGGCGACGCTGCTAAAGCTGACCGAACGATATTGCGTCGTGCTGCAAACCATTCGCTCCGGCACGGTCGTATCGGCCCAGGTGGCTTAG